CGGCTGGACGGTTGTCTAACCTGTTATTGCAGGATTTATTGGAAATCCAACAACTTAATTATCTTATAAACTTCAATAAGCTATTATAAAGTTTCCGTCAATTTTTCATCGTGCCATTGATACTTATTGTTTAATAAGCCGTAGCACAGAACCGTTTTCAAACTGTAGGAAATAAATGCCCCTGGCCAGTGTCCGTGTGCTGAACTGTACATTGTTGCTATTAAGTGTAATACTTTGCAGACGTCTTCCATTAACCGCCAGGAGTATTGCCCTTGTATTTACAAGGCTGTTGTCAGCATTAATAGTAATGATGTCTGTAGCCGGATTGGGATATATACTGCAAGCTGTTGTTGTATTGTTTGGGTAAACGTTTATCGTCTTACTATAACTATAGCTGTCATTAATATCAATGATTTTTAACCGGTAATACATGGTACCGGAAGTCTTAGGAGTGTCTGTATAATTATAGGTATTGACGTTGGGCTCTTTTGCATTGATTACCGCAACACGCTTAAAAGTGATGGCGTTTGTACTGCTTTCCAATTCAAAATGGCTGGTGTTTACCTGATTAGCGGTTTCCCATTGTAAATGGTTGTACAACCTGTTATTGTTACCGGAAAAAGAAATTAATTCAAGGGGTAATACAACACTGTTTGTTTTAACAAAGTAGCCTCCAAAACCAGTAGCATTAAAACTCACTTCCCATCGACTTGCCGAACTGTTCCATACAATATTTGCATCAGCCGGGTTTATGTTTATTGCTCCTGTCGCTGTATAGGTATTGGGCAACCCGGTGCCGGTGCTGCTTGTACCTGGCCGGTATTCAATTAACAGGTTGGCTTTGCCGGTAGCGTCACCGGCACTGGTTGGCAGGGGGAGGGCACTTACCGAATTAAAACTTGTAAATTCGGCCTGGGTGAAATAAAGGGTTACCAGGCCGGTAGCCGTGCCGGCATTGGCGCCGGGTGCAATTTCATAATGACGCTTAACATATTCTAATCCGGTGGGTTGGATGCTTTCAATCCATGCTTTCGCAATTACGCTGCCACTGATTGGACTGGCGCCTGAGCCGGTGATTTTACAAATCAATTTAGTGCAGCTTTCTGCATAAATATTAGTTCCGGAGCTACTTTGGTTCGACACCAATGCTACGGCATTTGTAGTAGTAACGGCGGCATTTGTATAGCTACCTGTAATATAATGGACCGTACAATTGGCAGATCTGTAATTATAATCCACTCCGAATTGTGGAAGATTTTTTCCTATACCCCCTTCTATAGAAATATTGGCATCGTTTGCGATGGTTGTATAAGCTGAACTATTGGTATATCTAACGCCCCCCGCCGTAGAGATGGCGGTAAAATAAAAGCCATAGGTGCTGCCAGCAGGTATTGTAATGCTTAATGACAGCGGTATTGGGGTAGCTATATTATTTCCCAAAGAAGTTACACTGCCTGATGTTCCGGCCAGGGTCCACGCTGCTGCATTGGTTTCTGAACCAACATAAGAACCGGATTTATAATACAACTGATAATTGTCGCTAGCGCCTGTTAAAAGATTAACATCCAGGCTGGATATAGTAACAGCGTTTGAGCCGGTAACGATGTTAAACATCATTCCTCTGTTTGTATTATTTGCGTTGTACGGTGTAGGGACAGAAAAATCGTTGCATTGGGCGCTTCCTTCCAGTACCTGTATCAACGAACAGAATAACAGGCTGGCTTTTAACAGGACAGCCGGATTAAATTTTAAATGCATTGGGCTAGGGTAATTAAGGGGTTTATTGATTTGTTATAAATCAAATAATTACGCAATATTAATACATGTAATCACTTATTACAAATGAGTATTATTATGTATGTGTAATTTAACCTGATTTATGTCCTTTTTACAAGGCTCTTCCTGTACCAAGACATGTAATAGTCATGCAAAAAAAGCATTTTACATACGAAGTTTGTCGCCTACTGAAGCCGGTCAAATCGTATAAGCACCTACAAGCATATTTTTATTACTATTGAGAACGATGACTGATTTACTATGGATGGATATAAAATTATTTAAATTAAAAAACCCTTCAAATCCAACGATCTGAAGGGTTCATTTTTCTGGTCGGGACAACT
The Niastella koreensis GR20-10 genome window above contains:
- a CDS encoding T9SS type A sorting domain-containing protein, with translation MHLKFNPAVLLKASLLFCSLIQVLEGSAQCNDFSVPTPYNANNTNRGMMFNIVTGSNAVTISSLDVNLLTGASDNYQLYYKSGSYVGSETNAAAWTLAGTSGSVTSLGNNIATPIPLSLSITIPAGSTYGFYFTAISTAGGVRYTNSSAYTTIANDANISIEGGIGKNLPQFGVDYNYRSANCTVHYITGSYTNAAVTTTNAVALVSNQSSSGTNIYAESCTKLICKITGSGASPISGSVIAKAWIESIQPTGLEYVKRHYEIAPGANAGTATGLVTLYFTQAEFTSFNSVSALPLPTSAGDATGKANLLIEYRPGTSSTGTGLPNTYTATGAININPADANIVWNSSASRWEVSFNATGFGGYFVKTNSVVLPLELISFSGNNNRLYNHLQWETANQVNTSHFELESSTNAITFKRVAVINAKEPNVNTYNYTDTPKTSGTMYYRLKIIDINDSYSYSKTINVYPNNTTTACSIYPNPATDIITINADNSLVNTRAILLAVNGRRLQSITLNSNNVQFSTRTLARGIYFLQFENGSVLRLIKQ